One window of the Anticarsia gemmatalis isolate Benzon Research Colony breed Stoneville strain chromosome 21, ilAntGemm2 primary, whole genome shotgun sequence genome contains the following:
- the LOC142982353 gene encoding uncharacterized protein LOC142982353, whose amino-acid sequence MNDLIEELSRTPVGLRLGDRYVNNLSYADDMVLLSPSIKGLRRLLSICETYAREHDLVYNAKKTELLVFRSGRGPQNVPPVWIGGQVVAVVERFKYLGHILTSDMKDDADIDRQRRALSIVGNMLARKFVKATPETKAHLFRAYCQSFYTCQLWTEYTKRSLDAIRVQYNNIYRHLMGLAPYCSASGMFTEARLNTFNAIQRNRIAGFMSRGGTCGNTIIRELADRLCASSMLRRWLSIAA is encoded by the coding sequence atgaATGACTTGATCGAGGAGCTGAGCAGGACACCAGTGGGGCTGAGGCTAGGTGACAGATATGTCAACAACCTCAGCTACGCAGACGATATGGTTCTGCTCAGCCCCTCGATCAAGGGACTGAGAAGACTGCTCTCTATTTGTGAGACTTATGCTAGAGAACATGACTTAGTGTATAATGCTAAAAAGACTGAACTTCTAGTATTTAGATCAGGAAGAGGTCCACAAAATGTTCCACCAGTATGGATAGGCGGACAGGTAGTTGCGGTGGTGGAGAGGTTCAAGTACCTTGGTCACATACTGACGTCAGACATGAAAGATGATGCGGACATTGATCGTCAGCGTAGGGCGTTGTCAATTGTTGGCAATATGTTGGCCAGGAAATTTGTTAAAGCGACCCCAGAAACCAAAGCACATCTGTTCAGGGCATACTGTCAGAGCTTCTACACGTGCCAGCTCTGGACTGAGTATACAAAGAGGTCTCTGGATGCCATTCGTGTTCAGTACAATAACATCTATAGACACCTAATGGGCCTGGCGCCGTACTGTAGCGCCTCAGGTATGTTTACCGAGGCGAGACTGAACACGTTTAATGCCATCCAGAGAAACCGAATAGCTGGATTCATGTCCAGGGGTGGTACGTGTGGAAACACCATTATTAGGGAACTTGCTGACAGACTGTGTGCAAGTTCCATGTTAAGAAGATGGTTATCTATAGCTGCttga